In Fusarium oxysporum f. sp. lycopersici 4287 chromosome 2, whole genome shotgun sequence, a genomic segment contains:
- a CDS encoding homoserine dehydrogenase translates to MAAPKQVFIGIIGAGGVGKAFIDQLQSLAARKPSPKLNLAYIATSRKSLFNDDYSPLNIGNVIETLGSSTKAPLALPQVVEYLAKAPAKSVLVDNTSSQDVAELYPLALSRGISIVTPNKKAFSGSYKLWQDIFSAAESSGARVYHESSVGAGLPVISTLKDLVETGDKVTKIEGVFSGTMSFLFNSFAPTEGQGGKWSEEVKKAKSLGYTEPDPRDDLNGLDVARKLTILARLAGIPVESPTSFPVQSLIPKELESVSSGDEFLEKLPAFDSQMEETKAAAEKAGKVVRFVGSIDAASKQVKVGLEQFDRSHPIAALKGSDNIISFYTERYGSNPLIVQGAGAGGDVTAMGVTADLIKVLSQIA, encoded by the exons ATGGCCGCTCCCAAACAAGTTTTCATTGGAATTATCG GTGCCGGAGGTGTCGGCAAAGCCTTCATCGACCAGCTCCAATCCCTCGCTGCTCGGAAGCCATCACCGAAGCTGAACCTCGCATACATTGCCACGAGCCGTAAATCTCTCTTCAACGACGACTACTCTCCCCTTAACATCGGAAACGTCATCGAAACACTTGGCTCCTCTACCAAGGCTCCTCTCGCTCTCCCTCAGGTTGTCGAGTACCTGGCTAAGGCCCCCGCCAAGAGCGTTCTTGTTGACAATACCAGCTCTCAGGATGTTGCGGAACTTTACCCTCTTGCCCTGAGCCGAGGCATAAGCATCGTCACACCTAACAAGAAGGCCTTCTCGGGCTCGTACAAGCTGTGGCAGGACATCTTCTCAGCTGCCGAGTCCTCTGGAGCCCGTGTTTACCATGAGTCTTCCGTCGGTGCTGGTCTCCCCGTTATTTCCACCCTGAAGGACTTGGTCGAGACTGGTGACAAGGTTACCAAGATTGAGGGTGTCTTCAGCGGCACCATGTCTttcctcttcaactcttTTGCTCCTACCGAGGGCCAGGGCGGCAAGTGGTCtgaggaggtcaagaaggccaagtcCTTGGGCTACACTGAGCCTGACCCCCGAGATGATCTCAATGGTCTTGATGTCGCCCGTAAGCTGACTATCCTTGCTCGTCTGGCTGGCATCCCCGTTGAGTCCCCCACTTCTTTCCCCGTGCAGAGCCTCATTCCCAAGGAGCTGGAGTCTGTTTCCAGCGGCGACGAgttccttgagaagctcccTGCCTTTGACTCTCAGATGGAGGAgaccaaggctgctgctgagaaggctggCAAGGTTGTCCGATTTGTTGGTAGCATTGATGCTGCTTCCAAGCAGGTCAAGGTTGGCCTGGAGCAATTCGACCGCTCGCACCCCATTGCTGCTCTTAAGGGCAGTGATAACATTATCAGCTTCTACACTGAGAGATATGGAAGCAACCCTCTGATTGTCCAgggtgctggtgctggaggtGATGTGACCGCCATGGGAGTGACAGCTGATCTGATCAAGGTCCTGTCGCAAATTGCATAA
- a CDS encoding tRNA (guanine-N(7)-)-methyltransferase, with amino-acid sequence MTTELTNKQKEREKDRAKRTKDGVTQLPRKKFYRQRAHANPFSDHMLEYPKSPDGMDWSSYFPHYVQEGTPEDPSKPPKLTKDVEIVDIGCGFGGLLVALAPKLPDTLTVGLEIRTQVAGYVQERIKALRSQNSDNMYQNVGCIRANTMKFLPNFFKKAQLSKIFICFPDPHFKARKHKARIVSTTLNSEYAYALRPGGIVYTITDVEDLHLWMVQHLEAHPAFERISKEEEEADECVQVMSTETEESKKVTRNNGQKFVALFRRLEDPPW; translated from the exons ATGACGACAGAGCTCACAAATAAACAGAAAGAGCGTGAGAAGGATCGTGCAAAGAGGACGAAAGATGGGGTCACTCAACTACCGCGAAAAAAGTTCTATCGCCAAAGAGCGCACGCAAATCCTTTCTCTGATCATATGCTAGAATA TCCTAAATCTCCAGACGGTATGGATTGGTCCTCATATTTTCCACACTACGTCCAGGAGGGAACACCAGAGGATCCCTCAAAGCCTCCTAAACTGACAAAAGATGTGGAAATTGTCGATATTGGCTGTGGATTTGGAGGTCTTCTCGTTGCTTTAGCGCCCAAGCTACCTGACACTCTCACAGTCG GCCTGGAGATCCGAACACAAGTAGCAGGCTACGTTCAAGAGCGTATAAAGGCACTGCGATCACAAAACTCGGACAACATGTATCAGAACGTGGGCTGCATCCGAGCAAACACTATGAAGTTCCTCCCAAATTTCTTCAAGAAGGCCCAACTATCCAAGATCTTCATCTGCTTCCCCGATCCTCACTTCAAGGCCAGGAAGCACAAAGCCAGAATTGTATCGACAACGTTGAACTCTGAATACGCTTATGCGCTACGACCAGGCGGCATTGTGTATACCATCACCGATGTCGAGGACTTGCACTTGTGGATGGTTCAGCATCTTGAGGCTCATCCTGCTTTCGAGAGGATAtcgaaagaggaagaagaggcggATGAATGTGTCCAGGTCATGTCGACTGAGACTGAGGAGAGTAAGAAGGTTACGAGAAATAACGGACAGAAGTTTGTAGCGTTGTTCCGGAGGTTAGAGGATCCTCCGTGGTAG
- a CDS encoding tRNA (guanine-N(7)-)-methyltransferase: protein MDWSSYFPHYVQEGTPEDPSKPPKLTKDVEIVDIGCGFGGLLVALAPKLPDTLTVGLEIRTQVAGYVQERIKALRSQNSDNMYQNVGCIRANTMKFLPNFFKKAQLSKIFICFPDPHFKARKHKARIVSTTLNSEYAYALRPGGIVYTITDVEDLHLWMVQHLEAHPAFERISKEEEEADECVQVMSTETEESKKVTRNNGQKFVALFRRLEDPPW, encoded by the exons ATGGATTGGTCCTCATATTTTCCACACTACGTCCAGGAGGGAACACCAGAGGATCCCTCAAAGCCTCCTAAACTGACAAAAGATGTGGAAATTGTCGATATTGGCTGTGGATTTGGAGGTCTTCTCGTTGCTTTAGCGCCCAAGCTACCTGACACTCTCACAGTCG GCCTGGAGATCCGAACACAAGTAGCAGGCTACGTTCAAGAGCGTATAAAGGCACTGCGATCACAAAACTCGGACAACATGTATCAGAACGTGGGCTGCATCCGAGCAAACACTATGAAGTTCCTCCCAAATTTCTTCAAGAAGGCCCAACTATCCAAGATCTTCATCTGCTTCCCCGATCCTCACTTCAAGGCCAGGAAGCACAAAGCCAGAATTGTATCGACAACGTTGAACTCTGAATACGCTTATGCGCTACGACCAGGCGGCATTGTGTATACCATCACCGATGTCGAGGACTTGCACTTGTGGATGGTTCAGCATCTTGAGGCTCATCCTGCTTTCGAGAGGATAtcgaaagaggaagaagaggcggATGAATGTGTCCAGGTCATGTCGACTGAGACTGAGGAGAGTAAGAAGGTTACGAGAAATAACGGACAGAAGTTTGTAGCGTTGTTCCGGAGGTTAGAGGATCCTCCGTGGTAG
- a CDS encoding fructose-1,6-bisphosphatase: MATTNSGQETEKVNTNIVTLTRFLTEEQAKHPEATGDFTLLCHALQFSFKSIAYYIRRATLVNLTGLAGSSNITGDDQKKLDVISNDLFIEAMRSSGKCALLVSEEEDEIIYFKDAHDAHYAVACDPIDGSSNLDAGVSVGTIFAIHKLPEGSKGVKEDILKPGTELLAAGFTMYGASAQLVITMRGGTVNGFTLDNGIGEFILSHPDMRLPKSRAIYSANEGNSLYWEDKTINYFNSLKQAQADGKPYSSRYIGSMVADAYRTLLYGGIFAYPADKKSPKGKLRILYECAPMALIFENAGGQAVDSKMNRMLEVVPEHIHDKAGIFMGSYDEVEKVKKFHN, translated from the exons ATGGCTACTACAAACAGCGGACAAGAAACCGAAAAGGTCAACACTAACATTGTTACCCTCACCCGCTTCCTCACTGAGGAGCAGGCCAAGCATCCAGAGGCCACTGGTGACTTCAC TCTATTGTGTCACGCTCTCCAGTTCTCTTTCAAGTCAATTGCCTACTACATTCGACGCGCTACCCTAGTCAACCTCACCGGTCTGGCTGGTTCTTCCAACATCACCGGCGACgaccagaagaagctcgatgTCATCTCCAACGACCTCTTCATTGAGGCCATGCGCTCATCAGGCAAGTGTGCGCTCCTCGTctctgaggaggaggacgagaTCATCTACTTCAAGGATGCTCATGACGCTCACTACGCTGTCGCTTGCGATCCCATTGACGGATCTTCCAACTTGGACGCCGGTGTCTCAGTCGGTACCATTTTCGCTATTCACAAGCTCCCTGAGGGCTCCAAGGGTGTCAAGGAGGATATCCTGAAGCCCGGTACTGAGCTGCTCGCTGCTGGTTTCACCATGTACGGCGCCTCTGCTCAGCTTGTCATCACCATGCGCGGTGGAACCGTCAACGGTTTCACTCTAGACAACGGTATCGGCGAGTTCATTCTGTCTCACCCCGACATGCGCCTCCCCAAGTCGCGCGCCATCTACTCCGCCAACGAGGGTAACTCTTTGTACTGGGAGGACAAGACCATCAACTACTTCAACTCTCTAAAGCAAGCTCAAGCCGACGGCAAGCCTTACAGCTCACGATACATCGGTTCCATGGTTGCCGATGCTTACCGAACTCTCCTCTACGGAGGTATCTTTGCTTACCCCGCCGACAAGAAGAGCCCCAAGGGCAAGCTCCGTATCCTGTACGAGTGCGCGCCCATGGCTCTCATCTTTGAGAATG CTGGTGGTCAAGCTGTCGACAGCAAGATGAACCGTATGCTCGAGGTGGTGCCCGAGCACATCCACGACAAGGCCGGTATCTTCATGGGTAGTTACGACGAGGTcgagaaggtgaagaagttCCACAACTAA
- a CDS encoding fructose-1,6-bisphosphatase, producing MRSSGKCALLVSEEEDEIIYFKDAHDAHYAVACDPIDGSSNLDAGVSVGTIFAIHKLPEGSKGVKEDILKPGTELLAAGFTMYGASAQLVITMRGGTVNGFTLDNGIGEFILSHPDMRLPKSRAIYSANEGNSLYWEDKTINYFNSLKQAQADGKPYSSRYIGSMVADAYRTLLYGGIFAYPADKKSPKGKLRILYECAPMALIFENAGGQAVDSKMNRMLEVVPEHIHDKAGIFMGSYDEVEKVKKFHN from the exons ATGCGCTCATCAGGCAAGTGTGCGCTCCTCGTctctgaggaggaggacgagaTCATCTACTTCAAGGATGCTCATGACGCTCACTACGCTGTCGCTTGCGATCCCATTGACGGATCTTCCAACTTGGACGCCGGTGTCTCAGTCGGTACCATTTTCGCTATTCACAAGCTCCCTGAGGGCTCCAAGGGTGTCAAGGAGGATATCCTGAAGCCCGGTACTGAGCTGCTCGCTGCTGGTTTCACCATGTACGGCGCCTCTGCTCAGCTTGTCATCACCATGCGCGGTGGAACCGTCAACGGTTTCACTCTAGACAACGGTATCGGCGAGTTCATTCTGTCTCACCCCGACATGCGCCTCCCCAAGTCGCGCGCCATCTACTCCGCCAACGAGGGTAACTCTTTGTACTGGGAGGACAAGACCATCAACTACTTCAACTCTCTAAAGCAAGCTCAAGCCGACGGCAAGCCTTACAGCTCACGATACATCGGTTCCATGGTTGCCGATGCTTACCGAACTCTCCTCTACGGAGGTATCTTTGCTTACCCCGCCGACAAGAAGAGCCCCAAGGGCAAGCTCCGTATCCTGTACGAGTGCGCGCCCATGGCTCTCATCTTTGAGAATG CTGGTGGTCAAGCTGTCGACAGCAAGATGAACCGTATGCTCGAGGTGGTGCCCGAGCACATCCACGACAAGGCCGGTATCTTCATGGGTAGTTACGACGAGGTcgagaaggtgaagaagttCCACAACTAA